One Mesotoga sp. UBA6090 DNA segment encodes these proteins:
- a CDS encoding PP2C family protein-serine/threonine phosphatase — protein sequence MSRILVVDDDLSVRVLLRSILARDKHEVVESADGKSAFSSLSKGKPDMILLDLMLPDYNGLDILTELKQDRELEAIPVIVLTGSADRESKLTALSSGAVDFISKPFLPEEVILRVNTQLKLHDLIKSLRIAVDNLESDVLAAGKIQNALVPQSNPHGLAVEWIYEPSYRVGGDIFDVFKLSDNRFFVYLADMSGHGVNAAMLSVMVHRFIEDFRTGMGDRDFDLSVFMKELDKSFVFERFNLFFTIVSLIVDLEEGIVLLSNAGHPSPLMQRNGSVELLDGKREGLVGINMIRGDVAKIPFFNGDRLLLYTDGLIEVMNENGEMFGEDRLIDLVKSCAKIDIKRASGRLKDAYENFKGNALAEDDITALLIEF from the coding sequence ATGAGCAGAATACTGGTGGTGGATGACGATCTGTCGGTAAGGGTTCTACTGAGATCGATACTTGCAAGAGATAAACATGAAGTGGTCGAAAGTGCAGATGGCAAATCGGCGTTTTCCTCACTATCCAAGGGGAAGCCAGATATGATCTTACTAGATCTGATGTTGCCTGACTACAACGGACTAGACATTCTCACCGAATTGAAGCAGGATCGAGAACTTGAAGCTATTCCCGTTATTGTCCTTACGGGATCAGCCGACCGGGAAAGCAAACTTACCGCTCTGAGTTCTGGCGCTGTAGATTTCATCTCGAAGCCCTTTCTCCCCGAAGAGGTTATTCTCAGAGTGAATACTCAACTAAAGCTTCATGATCTCATAAAGTCATTGAGAATTGCGGTGGACAATCTTGAAAGCGACGTTCTGGCAGCGGGAAAGATTCAGAACGCATTAGTGCCTCAAAGTAATCCGCACGGCTTAGCCGTAGAGTGGATCTATGAACCCTCTTATAGAGTTGGTGGAGATATATTCGATGTTTTCAAATTGAGCGACAATCGTTTCTTTGTATATCTAGCAGATATGTCGGGCCACGGAGTGAATGCCGCAATGCTTTCTGTAATGGTCCACAGGTTCATTGAGGATTTCAGAACCGGTATGGGGGATAGAGATTTCGACCTGAGCGTTTTCATGAAGGAGCTCGATAAGAGCTTTGTATTCGAGAGATTCAACCTTTTCTTCACAATCGTTTCGTTAATCGTGGATCTTGAGGAAGGCATTGTCCTTCTTTCAAATGCAGGACACCCATCGCCATTAATGCAAAGAAATGGATCTGTTGAATTACTTGATGGAAAGAGAGAAGGTCTGGTTGGTATAAATATGATTCGGGGAGACGTTGCAAAGATCCCTTTTTTCAATGGAGATCGGTTGTTACTGTACACTGACGGACTGATAGAAGTAATGAATGAAAACGGCGAAATGTTTGGTGAGGATAGACTGATAGATCTGGTGAAAAGCTGTGCGAAAATCGATATCAAGAGAGCCTCTGGGCGATTGAAAGATGCATATGAGAATTTTAAAGGTAATGCACTTGCCGAAGACGATATTACGGCACTGCTAATAGAATTCTAG
- a CDS encoding ABC transporter permease, protein MIIQTISLLAGVAVIAIVISMIRNPVIFKIGYRNIYRRKSDTFLVIMGSLIGTALIMGSMAMNDSFQNFLYSQIEKTHGEIDELVYIPSDNQNVGKEFIPNSTIEILVDSLLKNEQVDGVLPILSRTVSIGLPGEARSQTGKNFQVSMIGVKADQLSRWPDVDKVDLVVPSGTDELPEVVINKELAEAAGVAVGDTLEILADPGQRLLFWIPLPEVRVAEIVEGNGILHYQIENRGSNGFTMLMDIEEAREVLKIGVEDYYNALIVSNRGDFLTGERLTDQVVASIKSLVGEEVVVGEVKKDSLSMVDQGNIGLLFLMLSVFAIFAGVLLLTNIYLMLAQERRTELGTLRAIGYSRKRVSRTILYEGFFYSIFSSGIGVLAGLGIARFILGSFVNLFEDAVSLIPFEGANIAFNSMQSSFVFFVRIDSIAYGFLLGLIIPMIIIVYTGRKISRTNIVTAVRNIPEELDERKRLLLNVMAAVGVLVSVVMAYSGYSLGNATGFFIGVMLAGLLIPVAIPMKNKRWIESFFSIAVIVFTMFSNSFDLIASNSGSSIYLTIAKGAAILLAGLFLIVYNLKTFEYLLNKLFQKARAAAPVFKISIAFSARNRLRTGLTIAMFAAVIFVITLISIIPYSMEQMLVKSRDVVFAGFDVGAFSFTGNGSISFSELQSQPEVREISTVAGMNVAVRKDDRYGLEQIYSVDDSFIDNNRLVEIHYNGELDISSPSDLWKYLRDNPDTVVVSNSVLPDVKPGDVLELRGVIDQGDSGQGVSGLLRRNVTSEMIDSRPVYLKVIATIPENTISFLNGLLIYKENVPTELSGNVAERQYLFNLAGANEGEKKGNFETLQDKIASGSLFLLYVDDIINLTSTMLQGTISILRSFLYFGMLVGIVGIAIIMFKALHERKRIIGMLKAIGFTKKMVFSSFLLETSFIAIIGIVLGIVTGTLTSVEIYASPLMEGMKLYIPWDQLIAMTLIFYIASLVSTIIPSYSASKIAPAEALRYFE, encoded by the coding sequence GTGATAATACAGACAATTAGTCTCCTTGCGGGTGTTGCCGTAATTGCGATCGTAATTTCAATGATAAGAAATCCGGTAATTTTCAAAATCGGTTACAGAAACATTTATAGGAGAAAATCCGATACTTTTTTGGTCATAATGGGATCTCTGATTGGAACGGCGCTTATCATGGGTTCGATGGCCATGAATGATTCTTTTCAGAATTTCCTTTACAGTCAGATCGAAAAAACCCATGGTGAGATCGATGAACTGGTCTACATCCCTTCAGATAATCAAAACGTTGGTAAAGAGTTCATTCCAAATTCCACAATCGAGATTCTTGTCGATTCACTCTTGAAGAACGAACAGGTAGACGGTGTCCTTCCGATCCTTAGCAGAACTGTCTCTATAGGACTCCCCGGAGAGGCCAGAAGTCAAACTGGAAAAAACTTTCAGGTGAGCATGATAGGAGTGAAAGCCGATCAACTCTCAAGGTGGCCTGACGTCGATAAAGTGGATCTGGTCGTCCCCTCAGGTACAGATGAACTTCCCGAGGTTGTCATCAACAAGGAGCTGGCCGAAGCTGCCGGGGTGGCGGTTGGGGATACTCTCGAAATACTTGCAGACCCTGGACAGAGATTGCTTTTCTGGATTCCTCTTCCTGAGGTAAGGGTAGCTGAAATTGTTGAAGGAAATGGGATTCTTCACTACCAGATAGAAAACCGGGGTTCAAATGGGTTTACCATGTTAATGGATATTGAAGAAGCCAGAGAAGTACTTAAGATAGGTGTCGAAGACTATTACAATGCATTAATCGTTTCGAACCGTGGCGATTTTCTAACGGGTGAAAGGCTTACAGATCAGGTTGTGGCAAGCATAAAGTCCTTAGTCGGTGAGGAAGTGGTGGTTGGGGAGGTCAAGAAGGATTCCTTGAGTATGGTTGACCAGGGAAATATTGGTCTCTTATTCCTCATGCTCAGTGTCTTTGCCATATTTGCAGGTGTGCTTCTTCTTACAAACATTTACTTGATGCTTGCTCAAGAGAGGAGGACCGAGCTTGGTACCCTCAGGGCTATTGGTTATTCAAGAAAAAGAGTATCCAGGACGATTCTCTATGAGGGTTTCTTCTATTCGATTTTCTCATCAGGTATTGGAGTCCTCGCCGGGTTGGGAATTGCGAGGTTTATTTTAGGTAGTTTCGTAAACCTATTTGAGGATGCAGTCTCACTGATACCTTTCGAAGGTGCTAATATTGCTTTTAACTCAATGCAGAGCTCATTCGTGTTCTTTGTGCGGATCGATTCAATTGCCTATGGATTTCTTTTGGGGCTTATCATACCCATGATAATCATTGTTTACACGGGAAGGAAGATTTCACGCACGAATATAGTGACCGCGGTAAGAAATATACCTGAAGAGCTTGATGAAAGGAAGAGACTTCTGTTGAATGTTATGGCAGCCGTAGGAGTTCTTGTCTCAGTAGTGATGGCTTACAGTGGATATTCGTTGGGAAATGCGACTGGCTTTTTTATCGGCGTTATGCTTGCGGGATTGCTGATTCCGGTTGCGATTCCTATGAAGAACAAAAGGTGGATAGAATCTTTCTTCTCAATTGCGGTAATCGTATTTACAATGTTCAGCAATTCCTTTGATCTAATAGCATCGAATAGTGGCTCATCCATCTATCTCACTATTGCAAAAGGTGCAGCAATTCTCTTAGCCGGGCTATTTTTGATTGTCTACAACTTGAAGACCTTTGAGTACCTTCTGAACAAACTCTTTCAGAAAGCAAGAGCCGCAGCTCCTGTATTCAAGATTTCAATCGCCTTTTCGGCAAGAAACCGTTTGAGGACAGGACTCACTATTGCCATGTTTGCCGCTGTCATTTTTGTTATCACCTTGATTTCGATAATTCCCTACTCTATGGAGCAGATGCTTGTCAAGAGTAGAGATGTGGTCTTTGCCGGCTTCGATGTGGGAGCCTTCTCCTTCACCGGGAATGGGAGCATTTCCTTCAGTGAATTGCAATCCCAGCCAGAAGTAAGAGAGATTTCTACTGTCGCAGGGATGAATGTAGCAGTAAGAAAGGATGATCGGTACGGTCTTGAGCAGATCTATTCGGTCGATGACAGTTTCATTGACAACAACAGGCTGGTCGAAATTCATTACAATGGAGAGCTAGATATATCAAGTCCGAGTGATCTCTGGAAGTACCTCAGGGACAATCCCGATACAGTTGTTGTATCGAACAGTGTCCTGCCCGATGTCAAACCTGGAGATGTTCTGGAACTTCGAGGAGTGATTGATCAAGGAGATAGCGGACAAGGCGTCAGCGGTTTATTGCGGAGAAATGTCACCTCGGAGATGATTGATTCGAGGCCCGTCTACCTCAAAGTAATCGCGACGATCCCGGAGAACACTATCTCTTTTTTGAATGGTCTACTTATATATAAAGAAAATGTTCCGACCGAGTTATCCGGGAATGTTGCTGAGAGGCAATACCTTTTCAACCTTGCAGGCGCTAACGAAGGTGAAAAGAAGGGAAACTTTGAAACCTTGCAGGACAAGATCGCATCTGGCAGTCTCTTTTTGCTCTATGTAGATGACATAATAAACCTTACTTCGACCATGCTGCAGGGTACGATCAGCATTCTTAGATCCTTTCTGTACTTCGGGATGCTCGTGGGTATTGTCGGAATCGCGATCATTATGTTCAAGGCTCTTCACGAAAGGAAGCGGATTATTGGTATGCTTAAGGCAATAGGGTTCACCAAGAAAATGGTGTTCTCTTCCTTTCTTCTCGAAACGTCTTTCATTGCTATTATTGGTATTGTTCTAGGGATAGTAACAGGAACACTTACGAGTGTAGAGATCTATGCGTCTCCTTTGATGGAGGGCATGAAGCTCTATATCCCGTGGGATCAGCTAATAGCAATGACGCTGATCTTCTATATAGCTTCACTTGTTTCAACGATTATCCCCAGTTATTCAGCCTCGAAAATCGCGCCTGCAGAAGCTTTGAGGTACTTCGAATAG
- a CDS encoding ATP-binding protein: MGEKNYRFMVKPDLGRIDAFSAKVSDIVRKSMGNETGFRAGLIVIEACSNIAKHGELGEDELISVDLTIGEDRVTITIEDTSKKFNPLEVDEPDLEDIELLQSGGMGVYLIRRFSRGVYYSYENGKNILRITI, from the coding sequence ATGGGTGAGAAGAACTACAGATTCATGGTCAAACCCGATTTGGGCAGAATAGATGCTTTCTCTGCGAAGGTATCCGATATAGTCAGAAAGAGCATGGGCAACGAAACGGGTTTCAGAGCCGGGCTCATAGTGATAGAGGCTTGCTCCAATATCGCAAAGCATGGCGAACTCGGCGAAGACGAACTGATATCCGTTGATCTCACTATTGGAGAAGACAGAGTGACTATTACTATTGAAGATACCTCCAAAAAGTTTAATCCACTTGAGGTTGATGAGCCAGACCTCGAGGATATCGAGCTTCTTCAAAGCGGTGGGATGGGAGTTTACCTCATTAGAAGGTTTTCGAGAGGGGTGTACTACTCTTACGAAAACGGCAAGAATATACTGAGAATCACAATTTGA
- a CDS encoding STAS domain-containing protein, with protein MFEFRLAKDKIGVISLEKRARITGETSSNFRKWQDTVDLKSCSRVILDGTNIEFIDSMGIAALISIYKTIAAEGNDLVLVNLSEEIKKLLNTLRLDRLFIVRDCCVEEAVKNSC; from the coding sequence ATGTTTGAGTTCAGGTTGGCGAAAGATAAGATCGGCGTGATTTCTCTCGAGAAGAGGGCGAGAATTACGGGGGAAACGTCTTCAAACTTTAGAAAATGGCAGGATACAGTAGATCTAAAGAGTTGTTCGAGAGTAATTCTTGATGGGACTAATATCGAATTTATTGATTCGATGGGCATTGCCGCTCTAATAAGCATTTATAAGACTATTGCGGCGGAGGGTAATGATTTGGTTCTGGTGAATCTTTCAGAAGAGATAAAGAAACTGCTTAACACACTGAGGCTTGACAGGCTTTTTATCGTTAGGGATTGCTGCGTTGAGGAAGCTGTCAAGAATTCGTGCTGA